AAAGCATTGTAATGGGCGTTGGCTTTAAATATTGCTTTTCGGATGATGGCTATACACTAAACCGCTTTTTGCGGTCTGGAGGTTGAAAAAATGGCTTCATTGGAAGAAATCGGGACATGGGCTTTCATTCTCGGCGTAGTGATAGCGGTTCTTGCCGGCGCAGCGGTCAGCTTTACAGCCGTCAACGGCACAGTAATCGCGTACGTCGTCGGCGCCCTGGTAGTCCTGGGATTAGTCGTCGGCTTCCTGAACATCACCGACAAGGAAACAAACAAGTTCCTCATAGCAGCGGTTTCCCTGGTAATCGTTTCAGGCCTCGGAAGCAGCCTGTTGTCGCAGGTCCAGATAATCGGAGCTGCATTGGGCAATATCCTCGGCAACATCCTTACTTTCGTTGTGCCGGCGGTAGTTGTCGTGGCATTGAAGTCAATCCATGACATAGCCTCCTCAAAGTAAACTAATACAGCGGGGGCGAAGAGCCCTCTTTTTTCTTCTTTTTTCATTTCCTTTTTCTGGCAATCGCCGAAACCAAGACAAACGCATTAAAAGCGTCGCACGAAAAATTCCGGCATGATTGACGACGCAATGCTCTGCAGGATTTCGCTTGTCGTTGCGCTTGCAGGGATCGCCTTCCTTTTCGCGCTCGACTTTCTTGACAGCCAAAATTATTCGACAATCACCCAAGCCGAAGGCATTGCCGGCGCAAAAGCCTGGGTGAAGGCAAAAGCCGCATGGACGAAAGAGCAGGGCAATTCGACATTCTTCGGCCTTGAGGACAGTGAAGGCGGCAGGATTACGGCAACAATCTTTCGGCCAAGCGCGGAGGAAAAAGAACTGTTGAAAGGCAAAGGCGTTGTCCTTGTGAAGGGCGTTGCCAAAAAAAGCGGCAACGGCTTCATTTTCATTGCTGAGGAGATCAAGGCATGGAAACCCTGATCTGGATTCTGATCGGATGCGGGCTCGGCACGCTCACCGGCTTCGCGCCAGGCCTGCACGTGAACTCAATTGCGGTAATTGCGCTTGCATTCGGCTGGAACGATTTCAACATTGCCGCCATGGTTTGCGCAATGGCGATCGTGCACACTTTTGTGGATTTCCTGCCCAGCATTTTCCTGGGCGCGCCCGACTCGGACACGTTTCAGGCTGTCCTTCCCGGCCACAGGATGCTCTTGGAAGGAAAAGGGCTTGAGGCCGTCAGCCTGACGGTTGCGGGCGGCCTATTCGGCGGAATGATTGCTATTGCGTTGTCGCCGGTTTTTTCGGAATTCGCATTGCAGGCATTCGGCTTCCTTCCCGCAATCATTCCGTTTGCCCTCATTGCAATAATGCTTTCAATGGCGTTCGAGGAAAAAGGCAATAAAAGAAAAAACGCGCTGATTGTTCTGGCTTTGTCCGCCGCAATCGGGGTCATTGCATTGCAGGGCAGCCTGCAATTCAGCGAGCCTCTTCTTCCAATGGTTTCAGGCTTTTTCGGGGCATCTGGATTGCTTTACAGCCTCAAGGAAAAAACCATTGTGCCGGAACAGGAAAGCTTTGAAGGAAGCCTTGGCGGACAGGACGTGCAGAAAGGCTCGCTGCTCGGCATTGCGTGCGGAGCAATGGTCGCAACCATGCCCGCAATCAGCACTGCGCAGGCGGCGTTCATAGCAAAAAAAATCCGCGGAAAGTCCGGGCCAAAAGAATTCCTTGTCCTGCTGGGGTGCGCGAACACTGCCGCAATGATTCTTTCTTTTTCAACTCTGTTCGCTGTCGGAAAGGCGAGGACGGGTGCGGCGGCCGCGGTTGGCGAAATGGCCGGCGAAAGCACGGGGTTTCCGTTGAGGCTTCTGGCGGCGAGCGCCATTGCCCTTGGTGCCGGGGCAATCCTGACGCTTGCATTGGCAAAACCTTTCCTTGCATGGCTTGCAAAGGCGGACTACAAAAAAACGAATGCGTTAGTGCTTGTTTTTGTGGCAATTCTTGTCTTTGCGCTCTCAGGCTGGAAGGGAATGATTGTTTTTGCGGCTTCTGCCGCGGTCGGGGTTTTCGCAATCGCCTCCAAAACGAAAAGGAGCGCGATGATGGCATGCCTCATGATGCCAACGGTTTTAATCTATTTGAACATTTGAATTATCCGATGGCGAAATTCAGTGTGAAAAAAATGGTTGTCGAAAGCATCATTGTCGCGGCACGCAACGTTT
The sequence above is drawn from the Candidatus Diapherotrites archaeon genome and encodes:
- a CDS encoding tripartite tricarboxylate transporter permease yields the protein METLIWILIGCGLGTLTGFAPGLHVNSIAVIALAFGWNDFNIAAMVCAMAIVHTFVDFLPSIFLGAPDSDTFQAVLPGHRMLLEGKGLEAVSLTVAGGLFGGMIAIALSPVFSEFALQAFGFLPAIIPFALIAIMLSMAFEEKGNKRKNALIVLALSAAIGVIALQGSLQFSEPLLPMVSGFFGASGLLYSLKEKTIVPEQESFEGSLGGQDVQKGSLLGIACGAMVATMPAISTAQAAFIAKKIRGKSGPKEFLVLLGCANTAAMILSFSTLFAVGKARTGAAAAVGEMAGESTGFPLRLLAASAIALGAGAILTLALAKPFLAWLAKADYKKTNALVLVFVAILVFALSGWKGMIVFAASAAVGVFAIASKTKRSAMMACLMMPTVLIYLNI